The genomic DNA TGTGGAGTTATCAAAACCTAGAAGCACATTTGCAGAGGTGCTTCCTATATTGCAGTCTATTTTTTAAGGGTCAGAAAATCTCGCGCAAGAAGCTAATTCACCTGTGGGTCGCCAATGGCATCATCAAGACAGTGGATGAGAGCAAGAGCTGCAAGACAATTGAGGATATAGGCCAAGATTACTTTGATGAATTGCTATCCAGCTCTTTCTTTCAACCGACAGAGGACGATGATCTCTACATTGTCCATGATCTATTGCATGATCTAGCAGAGATGGTTTCTAAAGGTCAATTTCTTAGAGTTGATGGAAATTTGACAGAGGCAGTAGGACCTCTTACTCAAGAGATTCGTCATCTTTCCCTCCGCATCGATACACTGCATCATATCGTTGAGAAGATATGCAATTTCAAAAATCTACGCACCTTGATAATCTTTAAGATGACTGATGATGATTATTTCATTGATGATCTTCTCCACAACATATTTGTCAAACTGACAAAACTAAGGGTGGTGGATCTTGGCGAATTCCAATTAAGAAAACTACCGGAATCAATTGGGGGCTTGAAGCATCTGCGCCACCTTGATCTTCATAAGtcatcatttgaaattttgccAGAATCAATTTATACACTCTACCATTTAGAGTTTCTGCATATATCTAAATGTACATTTGTAGCAAAAGGACTAGCCAACTGGATTAATTTGCACCATTTATATGTCTCTGCAATGATTTTGAATGTAGCTGGGATTGGGAGCTCGAAACAACTGGAGAACCTAAGACAGTTTCAGGGGGACTCGATACATATTAATGGTCTTGAGAATGTTAAAGAAAAGGGGGAGGCCCCTGTGGAGATAAAAGGTATTGGGCAACTTTGTTTAGAATGGAGTACCACCGATAACATTAGCAGATCGTCAGACATGGATGCACAAGTACTCGAGGGTCTTCGTCCGCCTCCTGATCTTCATTTCCTCAAAATCAAGGGCTATCAGAGTTGCGTATTGCCAAGTTGGATGGTACGAGACCCACACCTCTTACACAATCTTATATCTCTTAAGCTTGTCGAATGTCGACAGCTAAAGCAACTCCCGATCCTTTCCCGAACCCTGAAAATCCTCGTGCTTTCTGCTTGCTCCTCCCTTCCAATTGTCTCCAAAGAGGATTTAGCAATTATTAGGTCCACACAAGATGTAAGAATTTCCCAAGTAGTGACTTTTATGGAGGGCTTGGTTGCTACATACGGATCCCATATTGTATCGGAAATACGTTGGGATTTACGGCGTGGGTATGATAAACAGAAATTGCGCAATTGGCTAGAAAAGACCATGGACATTGCCCACCAAAACCTGCGGGAGAAGGCGGAGGCGCAGCAAGTCCTGCTCCCTTCTCTTGGATTTCTTGATATCCGCTCATGCCCACTCACCAACAGCACATTGCGGGAAGGTTTGCGAGGTCTGACTACTCTAAGATCCCTGAAACTTTGTAATATTGTTTCACTTACATCCCTTCCCTCGGCGGATGTGTTGGGATGTCTGACGGTGCTCAAAACGCTACATGTCGAACAATGCTGGTTCCTAACCTCGCTAGGGGGTTTGCAAGCCCTCATCTCATTGCAGATTCTCTCCATATCCTTTTGTCCCAACCTATCTGCAGAAGGTGGCAGCACCTCTATCCTGCCCTCGTCTCTAATGTGGCTCGTGATCGAGGCATGTCATTGGAAGCAATATTTGGATGATTCGCAGCCTGGTCCGACTTCCTCAATCAATTCAGAGAGCTCAGACGTTCCATTCGCGGCATCCCTTCAGCTGGGTCGTCTGAAATCACTCCAAAGTTTGAGCATCACCAACTGTCCAAATATTGGTTCGTTGCTCGGTCTGCAAGAGTTGAATCACCTTCAAAGTCTCACTTTGGTGGGATGTCCGAAACTCGCCCATGCAGAAACCAAGCTAGGGAATCTCTTCGGAAGACGTTTCCACACTGATGCTCCCTCGCTGCTCGCAGAAGAAGCCCTTGCCTCTCTCCAGCACTTGCGTATTGCGGAGTTCAAAGAAGAATCATTCAGGTCGGAGGAAGAGCAAGTGTTTCAGCACCTCTTCTCGCTCCATGAGCTAAGCTTCGAGCATTGCAGCATCAAGTCCTTGCCTAACATATCATTCCTTAAAAAGCTGAGTATTTCCGACTGCCCAAATATCACGTCATTGCCGGATCTGCCGGAATCACTCCGGTATTTGAGCATCACCAACTGTCCAAATATTGGTTTGTTGCTCGGTCTGCAAGAGTTGAATGACCTTAGATATCTAACTTTGATGGGATGTCCGAAACTCGCCCATGCAGAAACCAAGTTAGGGAGTCCTGTTTTACGTTCTTTCCACACTGATGCTCCCTCGCTGCTCCATGTGCTGCTCACAGGAGAAGCCCTCGCCTCTCTCCCGCACTTGGGGATTCACAAGTTCAAAAAAGAATCATTCAGCTCGGATGAAGAGCAAGTGTTTCGCCACCTCACCTCATTCAATTGCCTAAGCTTCCGCAGTTGCAGCATCAAGTCCTTGCCTAACAACTTGAAAAGCCTATCATCCCTTAGAAGTCTGAGTATTATCGACTGCCCAAATATCACGTCATTGCCGGATCTGCCGAGATCACTTTCAGAGCTCAACTTGCAACTTTGCAATCCGGTGTTGAAGAGGCGATGCCACAAGCCTCATGGCCAAGATTGGTGTAAAATATCGCACATCCCTACTGTATTCCGTGGGAGAGGCGGCATTTAGTGTTGGCTTGCTTTGCCAAAATTCGGAGGTATGCTTTCCTTGGCTTGTGGTATGCCCTCGTACACTTTTCCAGGCACTACTTTTAACAATTGCACATTTTAAATTAGGTACATGAaacttgcaattttttttttcttaaattaactTCTGTACCAATtgctttatgatttttttttttattggataaGCTTTAATCTACCCTGTGTGGTTTAGCATGTATTCACTTAGCTGTCTTGTAGTTCAAAAATTTGCATTTTACTCTTCTGTGGTTAATTTCTGATTCACCAAAAAAATTTATCGTGTCAAAGAGAGCaacaaaaatgatttttttttttttttttttgaaaacaacAGAGTCAatgaagtaaaaatataaaccaCATGTTCATAGGAtggcaaagtgaaaaagtgcCGAATCTCATGGATaattaagtgtaattttttaaaccacatCGAAAAGCGAAATAAAATGCGCTAAATCACGGGGGGGTGTATTTAAgcttatcatttattttttttttatttcactatcTTTGCGCCCAATATTAACAGTGTACCTATTATTCTGATGGAATATTGTGCAATGCAActaaatattatgttatttgatagatttattttttaaaccagACCTTGATGCAGTggtgctatttttttttgttttaacaaAATGAAAGACTATGTAccgaaatgaaaattttaaagtcaGGCAGCATCTACATGGTTTTACCTTCCTGGAAAAACAtcttttttcccctttattttagctttttgcaGGTTACATTTTGATGTATAGTCCATTGGATAGATAATTCTAAACAACATGCATGACGGCTCCAACACATCATATTCATTTggcatcttcttttttttttttgtcattttaatGAACG from Ananas comosus cultivar F153 unplaced genomic scaffold, ASM154086v1, whole genome shotgun sequence includes the following:
- the LOC109703815 gene encoding putative disease resistance protein RGA3 encodes the protein MAEAAAIISGFKWLAPVAIKLLKKGYTFIAMDVDEKMRDLQNMVIPQMEMLIDAAENHPHKDQLHGWLRTLEKAVYEAEDVLDLHDYYFLKKKVKSSAGGIKVRLESLPPIKYLSKKISRKLKNSLSRKLKNSLVKLEKTVVKAREFWQSLPGGSSNVRGSETRRRVTTTSLPPHKVFGRDKQRDHIVDLLHKTAGLEPESSSVKCYSVVAIVGLGGAGKTTLAQYVCDYEKNQEPKHFDVIMWVHVSERLDVEMLIKKMVESASGEECPDLNNLDTLQKKLEGSLTSKMFLLVLDDVWSKKGAAELQWEQLLAPLKKGNRGSKILMTTREKGIADSLGARDILDLKELEKSDFLSLFRYYAFGDAKIDDNSLYKELEEIVSQNEPKLHGSPLAARMVASQLRKSTFKRTDVDVWKRTLSDDLLKDTMKSLLWSYQNLEAHLQRCFLYCSLFFKGQKISRKKLIHLWVANGIIKTVDESKSCKTIEDIGQDYFDELLSSSFFQPTEDDDLYIVHDLLHDLAEMVSKGQFLRVDGNLTEAVGPLTQEIRHLSLRIDTLHHIVEKICNFKNLRTLIIFKMTDDDYFIDDLLHNIFVKLTKLRVVDLGEFQLRKLPESIGGLKHLRHLDLHKSSFEILPESIYTLYHLEFLHISKCTFVAKGLANWINLHHLYVSAMILNVAGIGSSKQLENLRQFQGDSIHINGLENVKEKGEAPVEIKGIGQLCLEWSTTDNISRSSDMDAQVLEGLRPPPDLHFLKIKGYQSCVLPSWMVRDPHLLHNLISLKLVECRQLKQLPILSRTLKILVLSACSSLPIVSKEDLAIIRSTQDVRISQVVTFMEGLVATYGSHIVSEIRWDLRRGYDKQKLRNWLEKTMDIAHQNLREKAEAQQVLLPSLGFLDIRSCPLTNSTLREGLRGLTTLRSLKLCNIVSLTSLPSADVLGCLTVLKTLHVEQCWFLTSLGGLQALISLQILSISFCPNLSAEGGSTSILPSSLMWLVIEACHWKQYLDDSQPGPTSSINSESSDVPFAASLQLGRLKSLQSLSITNCPNIGSLLGLQELNHLQSLTLVGCPKLAHAETKLGNLFGRRFHTDAPSLLAEEALASLQHLRIAEFKEESFRSEEEQVFQHLFSLHELSFEHCSIKSLPNISFLKKLSISDCPNITSLPDLPESLRYLSITNCPNIGLLLGLQELNDLRYLTLMGCPKLAHAETKLGSPVLRSFHTDAPSLLHVLLTGEALASLPHLGIHKFKKESFSSDEEQVFRHLTSFNCLSFRSCSIKSLPNNLKSLSSLRSLSIIDCPNITSLPDLPRSLSELNLQLCNPVLKRRCHKPHGQDWCKISHIPTVFRGRGGI